Proteins from one Thermobifida alba genomic window:
- a CDS encoding TIGR02677 family protein, whose protein sequence is MDEPHGAGPEPSGPGGDGASPTGPSGAAPPDYARLTAYTYLTVPERADYIAVMRVFTGTLLADLSAHEVAEKLAHSGDPKPVDLVALRLDQLRAWGALLPSARPVRAATVTEYQRSRGRYQLSPAGEMVQRHSDELLAADSVREVSRELLGLVAEGLTALRDLAQEPGGVAGQDALGRVSTIFAQFERFVESVREFYAYLGHVLNRFDLGDTEFRVFKDVLLDYAETITEDVARQTPVIREALDGLWPVLPDLLARIDAADQGLSALGDSDVRIRRSSGRHLRDWQELRGWFIDSGGRGSGVGQLRLATMKALQSLLGNAKRMLRSSAMGELSRRNDLLRLARWVDAADDSQAHDLVAAAFGMYGVRHLGGARGDRDTATSSTSWWHDDPVDVPVSIRERGDRRPRGAVRREGEDYTQARRDLLRTAREREERRAAGAAELVAAAGREDTVVFSAAAFELFNELLGRAMAQPSGEPGSRVFRTADAGLRLSLEVREQADRTTVVHSRGGDLVLEGCTVHLSSSRTREATGS, encoded by the coding sequence ATGGACGAACCCCACGGCGCCGGACCCGAGCCCTCCGGTCCGGGCGGTGACGGCGCCTCCCCCACCGGGCCGTCCGGAGCCGCGCCGCCCGACTACGCACGGCTGACCGCCTACACCTACCTCACCGTGCCGGAACGGGCCGACTACATCGCTGTCATGCGGGTCTTCACCGGCACGCTGCTGGCCGACCTGTCCGCGCACGAAGTCGCCGAGAAACTCGCGCACAGCGGGGACCCCAAGCCTGTCGACCTGGTCGCGCTGCGCCTTGACCAGCTCCGTGCCTGGGGTGCGCTGCTGCCGAGCGCACGGCCGGTGCGCGCCGCGACCGTCACCGAGTACCAGCGCAGTCGGGGCCGCTACCAGCTCTCCCCCGCAGGGGAGATGGTGCAGCGGCACAGCGACGAACTCCTCGCCGCCGACTCCGTCCGCGAGGTGAGCCGGGAACTGCTGGGGCTGGTCGCCGAGGGGCTCACCGCCCTCCGCGACCTCGCCCAGGAGCCCGGCGGTGTCGCCGGACAGGACGCCCTGGGCCGCGTCTCCACGATCTTCGCCCAGTTCGAGCGGTTCGTGGAATCGGTCCGCGAGTTCTACGCCTACCTCGGCCACGTCCTCAACCGCTTCGACCTCGGCGACACCGAGTTCCGCGTCTTCAAGGACGTGCTGCTCGACTACGCCGAGACCATCACCGAGGACGTGGCCCGCCAGACCCCGGTGATCCGCGAAGCGCTCGACGGGCTGTGGCCGGTGCTGCCCGACCTGCTGGCCCGCATCGACGCCGCCGACCAAGGACTGAGCGCTCTCGGCGACTCCGACGTCCGCATCCGCCGCAGCAGCGGACGGCACCTGCGCGACTGGCAGGAACTGCGCGGCTGGTTCATCGACTCCGGCGGACGGGGCAGCGGCGTCGGCCAACTGCGCCTGGCCACCATGAAGGCGCTGCAGTCGCTGCTGGGAAACGCCAAGCGGATGCTGCGCTCCTCCGCCATGGGAGAACTGTCTCGCCGCAACGACCTGCTCCGGCTCGCCCGGTGGGTCGACGCCGCCGACGACTCCCAGGCTCACGACCTCGTCGCCGCCGCGTTCGGCATGTACGGGGTCCGCCACCTCGGCGGCGCCCGCGGTGACCGGGACACCGCCACCAGCTCCACCAGTTGGTGGCACGACGACCCCGTCGACGTCCCCGTCAGCATCCGCGAACGCGGCGACCGCAGGCCCCGGGGCGCGGTGCGGCGCGAAGGCGAGGACTACACGCAAGCACGCCGGGACCTGCTGCGCACCGCCCGGGAACGGGAGGAGCGGCGCGCGGCCGGAGCCGCCGAACTGGTTGCGGCCGCGGGCCGGGAGGACACGGTCGTCTTCTCCGCCGCAGCGTTCGAACTCTTCAACGAACTGCTCGGACGCGCCATGGCCCAGCCGTCGGGAGAACCGGGTTCCCGCGTGTTCCGCACCGCCGACGCCGGTCTGCGCCTCAGCCTGGAAGTGCGTGAGCAGGCCGACCGGACCACGGTCGTGCACAGCCGCGGCGGCGACCTCGTCCTGGAGGGCTGCACCGTCCACCTCAGCTCCTCCAGAACCCGGGAGGCGACCGGATCATGA
- the xylB gene encoding xylulokinase — MPLVAGVDSSTQATKIVVRDADTGALVRQARAPHPDGTEVNPQAWWQALLQAASGGLLDDVAALSVAAQQHGMVALDADGVPVRDALLWNDTRSAGAASDLVAELGGPAEWSRAVGSVPVASFTVTKLRWLAQHEPGNAARAESILLPHDWLTQRLTGVAEPVTDRGDASGTGYYDPATGAYRTDLLTLAFGRELRTPRVAGPAETVGEVRAQGLPSIGVVGVGTGDNMAAALALDARPGDVVVSVGTSGTAFAVAEKPTADPSGAVAGFADATGRFLPLVCTLNAARVLDAGAATLGVSHAEFDRLALSAEPGAGGLVLLPYLDGERTPDLPEATGRLDGLTRANLTPANLARAFVEGMLCGLADAVDALVDQGVPVNRVLLIGGGARSAAVRAIAPQVLGRPVTVPAEGEYVADGAARQAAWALSGRPTPPEWENAVTAVSEADPTPQVRERYAAARDRL; from the coding sequence ATGCCGCTCGTCGCCGGAGTCGACTCCTCCACCCAGGCCACCAAGATCGTCGTGCGCGACGCCGACACCGGAGCCCTCGTCCGGCAGGCCCGCGCCCCCCACCCCGACGGAACCGAGGTCAACCCCCAGGCGTGGTGGCAGGCCCTGCTCCAGGCCGCCTCGGGGGGCCTCCTCGACGACGTCGCCGCCCTCTCCGTCGCTGCCCAGCAGCACGGCATGGTCGCGCTCGACGCCGACGGCGTGCCCGTGCGCGACGCGCTGCTGTGGAACGACACCCGCTCCGCGGGCGCGGCATCCGACCTCGTCGCCGAACTCGGCGGCCCCGCCGAGTGGAGCCGGGCCGTCGGCTCGGTGCCGGTGGCCAGCTTCACCGTCACCAAGCTGCGCTGGCTCGCCCAGCACGAACCCGGCAACGCCGCGCGCGCCGAGAGCATCCTGCTGCCGCACGACTGGCTCACCCAGCGGCTGACCGGTGTGGCCGAGCCCGTCACCGACCGCGGTGACGCCTCCGGCACCGGCTACTACGACCCCGCCACCGGCGCCTACCGCACCGACCTGCTCACCCTGGCCTTCGGCCGGGAGCTGCGCACGCCCCGCGTGGCCGGCCCCGCCGAGACGGTCGGCGAGGTCAGGGCCCAAGGACTGCCGTCCATCGGCGTGGTCGGCGTGGGAACGGGCGACAACATGGCCGCCGCACTGGCCCTGGACGCCCGCCCCGGCGACGTCGTGGTCTCCGTCGGCACCTCCGGCACCGCCTTCGCCGTCGCCGAGAAGCCCACCGCCGACCCCAGCGGCGCCGTCGCCGGGTTCGCCGACGCCACCGGCCGCTTCCTGCCGCTGGTGTGCACCCTCAACGCCGCCCGCGTCCTGGACGCCGGGGCCGCAACGCTGGGCGTGTCCCACGCCGAGTTCGACCGGCTGGCGCTGTCGGCCGAGCCCGGTGCGGGCGGCCTGGTGCTGCTGCCCTACCTGGACGGCGAGCGCACCCCCGACCTGCCCGAGGCCACCGGTCGCCTGGACGGGCTGACCCGCGCCAACCTGACCCCCGCCAACCTGGCCCGCGCCTTCGTCGAGGGCATGCTGTGCGGCCTGGCCGACGCCGTGGACGCCCTGGTCGACCAGGGCGTGCCGGTCAACCGCGTGCTGCTCATCGGCGGCGGCGCCCGCTCGGCCGCGGTCCGCGCCATCGCCCCGCAGGTCCTGGGCCGCCCCGTCACCGTGCCCGCCGAGGGCGAGTACGTCGCCGACGGCGCCGCCCGCCAGGCCGCCTGGGCGCTGTCGGGCCGGCCGACCCCGCCCGAGTGGGAGAACGCCGTCACCGCCGTGAGCGAGGCCGACCCCACCCCGCAGGTGCGGGAGCGCTACGCCGCCGCCCGCGACCGGCTCTGA
- the xylA gene encoding xylose isomerase, giving the protein MSNYQPTPEDRFSFGLWTVGWRGHNTFGEAVRPALDPVDAVWKLSELGAYGITFHDDDLVPHGSSAAERDAIIKRFTGALEDSGLSVPMVTTNLFSHPVFRDGGFTSNSRDVRRYALRKVMRNIDLAAELGARTYVCWGGMDGAEYESAKDVAAALDRLREAFNVLCEYVRAKGYDLRFAIEPKPNEPRGDVLLPTIGHAIAFINELEHPEMVGLNPEVGHEQMAGLSFTQGVAQALWHGKLFHIDLNGQRGVKYDQDLRFGAGDVRDAFFLVNLLESSGYDGPRHFDFKTPRTEDMDGVWEAARNCMRNYLIMKEKAAAFRADPEVRAAMEASRVFELQQPTLDEGESLEDLLAEDIDLDAVTQRGYHFERLDQLALDHLLGVR; this is encoded by the coding sequence ATGAGCAACTACCAGCCCACTCCCGAGGACCGGTTCAGCTTCGGGCTGTGGACCGTGGGATGGCGCGGCCACAACACCTTCGGGGAGGCCGTGCGTCCCGCGCTCGACCCGGTCGACGCGGTGTGGAAGCTGAGCGAGCTGGGCGCCTACGGCATCACCTTCCACGACGACGACCTCGTCCCGCACGGCAGCAGCGCCGCCGAACGCGACGCGATCATCAAGCGCTTCACCGGGGCGCTGGAGGACAGCGGCCTGTCCGTTCCCATGGTCACCACCAACCTGTTCAGCCACCCGGTGTTCCGCGACGGCGGCTTCACCTCCAACAGCCGCGACGTGCGCCGCTACGCCCTGCGCAAGGTGATGCGCAACATCGACCTGGCCGCCGAGCTGGGCGCGCGCACCTACGTGTGCTGGGGCGGCATGGACGGCGCCGAGTACGAGTCGGCCAAGGACGTCGCCGCAGCCCTGGACCGGCTGCGCGAGGCGTTCAACGTGCTGTGCGAATACGTCCGCGCCAAGGGCTACGACCTGCGGTTCGCCATCGAGCCCAAGCCCAACGAGCCGCGCGGCGACGTGCTGCTGCCCACCATCGGGCACGCCATCGCCTTCATCAACGAGCTGGAGCACCCCGAGATGGTCGGGCTCAACCCCGAGGTCGGCCACGAGCAGATGGCCGGGCTCAGCTTCACCCAGGGGGTGGCCCAGGCGCTGTGGCACGGCAAGCTGTTCCACATCGACCTCAACGGCCAGCGCGGCGTCAAGTACGACCAGGACCTGCGCTTCGGCGCCGGCGACGTGCGCGACGCGTTCTTCCTGGTCAACCTGCTGGAGAGCAGCGGCTACGACGGTCCGCGGCACTTCGACTTCAAGACCCCGCGCACCGAGGACATGGACGGGGTGTGGGAGGCGGCGCGCAACTGCATGCGCAACTACCTGATCATGAAGGAGAAGGCGGCGGCCTTCCGCGCCGACCCCGAGGTGCGGGCGGCCATGGAGGCCTCCCGGGTCTTCGAGCTGCAGCAGCCCACCCTCGACGAGGGCGAGAGCCTGGAGGACCTGCTCGCCGAGGACATCGACCTGGACGCGGTGACGCAGCGCGGCTACCACTTCGAGCGTCTCGACCAGCTCGCCCTGGACCACCTCCTGGGCGTGCGCTGA
- a CDS encoding SDR family oxidoreductase: MPHTALRARTALVTGASSGIGAAVAAALAARGLRVYGTSRTPEAVPDPVPGVEYLPLDLADTASVEACARAAGAVDVLVNNAGESQSGPLEELPADAVERLFRVNVFGAVRLTQLLLPGMRERGYGRVVMVGSMLASFPLAYRSSYVAAKAALRGFADAARREVAPYGVAVTTVEPGSINTGISQRRTVYLREGSPYTAEFHTMLRALNANEARGISAERVAKTVLRAVSARHPRPLYAVGSNAPVVFPLRRLLPHSAVLRLVSRRHGL, encoded by the coding sequence ATGCCCCACACCGCTCTGCGTGCCCGGACCGCGCTGGTCACCGGTGCCTCCTCGGGAATCGGTGCGGCCGTCGCCGCCGCGCTGGCCGCCCGGGGCCTGCGCGTGTACGGCACCAGCCGCACCCCCGAGGCCGTGCCCGACCCCGTGCCGGGGGTGGAGTACCTGCCGCTCGACCTGGCCGACACCGCGTCGGTGGAGGCGTGCGCGCGGGCCGCCGGTGCGGTGGACGTGCTGGTGAACAATGCCGGGGAGAGCCAGAGCGGCCCCCTGGAGGAGCTGCCCGCCGACGCGGTGGAGCGGCTGTTCCGCGTCAACGTGTTCGGGGCGGTGCGGCTGACCCAGCTGCTGCTGCCGGGGATGCGGGAGCGCGGGTACGGGCGGGTGGTGATGGTCGGGTCGATGCTGGCGAGCTTCCCGCTGGCCTACCGCTCCTCCTACGTGGCCGCCAAGGCCGCGCTGCGCGGGTTCGCCGACGCCGCGCGCCGCGAGGTGGCCCCCTACGGGGTGGCCGTCACGACCGTGGAGCCGGGGTCGATCAACACCGGCATCAGCCAGCGCCGCACCGTCTACCTGCGTGAGGGCTCGCCGTATACGGCCGAGTTCCACACCATGCTCCGGGCGCTCAACGCCAACGAGGCCCGCGGCATCTCCGCCGAACGGGTCGCGAAGACCGTGCTGCGGGCGGTCTCGGCCCGCCACCCGCGCCCGCTGTACGCGGTGGGCAGCAACGCGCCCGTGGTGTTCCCGCTGCGCCGCCTGCTGCCCCACTCCGCGGTGCTGCGCCTGGTCTCCCGCAGGCACGGCCTGTGA
- a CDS encoding ROK family transcriptional regulator, translated as MVGATEGPAGFQAVRETNLGIVLRTIRTSAPCSRAVVAASTGLTKATVSSLVAELIDRGLVCETGLVNQRRVGRPGMMLTINGSTLVAIGLEVNVDYLALATVDLLEREVITRHVAFDARAAGPEECAARLRDLLLEATADPLLRDRPLLGVSVGVPALVDVAAGTVTNAPNLGWRDFPLKQRLTGLLADTALAGAPVLVDNDANLGAVAEYRGGHLARTMDLVYLTGEVGIGAGVLMNGEPLRGASGFAGEIGHIPLLKDGPRCACGQRGCLEALAGLDSILRRAVPDLVPDGPVRGSVVESLVAETARRAEADDPTALDALTSAGEWLGRAAATLVNLLNPSAIILGGYFVPLSPWLLPPCREAMAAHSFAPDSGNCRIEPSTLGLSAAARGGAMALIDALDTGSLPLPPGSNAA; from the coding sequence ATGGTGGGCGCTACCGAGGGACCGGCCGGATTCCAGGCCGTCAGGGAGACCAACCTGGGCATCGTGCTGCGCACGATCCGCACCAGCGCACCCTGTTCACGGGCGGTGGTCGCCGCGTCGACCGGACTGACCAAGGCCACCGTCTCCAGCCTGGTCGCCGAACTGATCGACCGGGGCCTGGTGTGCGAGACCGGGCTGGTCAACCAGCGCCGGGTGGGCCGCCCCGGCATGATGCTGACCATCAACGGCTCCACCCTGGTCGCGATCGGCCTGGAAGTCAACGTCGACTACCTCGCCCTGGCCACCGTGGACCTGCTGGAACGCGAGGTGATCACCCGCCACGTGGCCTTCGACGCCCGCGCCGCCGGCCCCGAGGAGTGCGCGGCCCGGCTGCGCGACCTGCTGCTGGAGGCCACCGCCGACCCGCTGCTGCGCGACCGCCCGCTGCTGGGGGTGAGCGTGGGCGTGCCCGCGCTCGTCGACGTCGCCGCCGGAACCGTCACCAACGCCCCCAACCTGGGCTGGCGCGACTTCCCCCTGAAGCAGCGGCTGACCGGCCTGCTGGCCGACACCGCGCTGGCCGGGGCGCCCGTGCTGGTCGACAACGACGCCAACCTGGGCGCGGTCGCCGAGTACCGGGGCGGGCACCTGGCCCGCACCATGGACCTGGTGTACCTGACCGGCGAGGTCGGCATCGGCGCGGGCGTGCTCATGAACGGCGAACCGCTGCGCGGGGCGAGCGGATTCGCCGGGGAGATCGGGCACATCCCGCTGCTCAAGGACGGGCCGCGGTGCGCCTGCGGACAGCGCGGCTGCCTGGAGGCGCTCGCCGGACTCGACTCCATCCTGCGCCGCGCCGTCCCCGACCTGGTGCCCGACGGACCGGTGCGCGGCAGCGTCGTGGAGTCGCTGGTGGCCGAGACCGCGCGCCGCGCCGAAGCCGACGACCCCACCGCGCTGGACGCGCTGACCAGCGCCGGGGAGTGGCTGGGCCGCGCCGCGGCGACCCTGGTCAACCTGCTCAACCCCAGCGCCATCATCCTCGGCGGCTACTTCGTGCCGCTGTCGCCCTGGCTGCTGCCGCCGTGCCGCGAGGCGATGGCCGCGCACTCCTTCGCCCCCGACAGCGGCAACTGCCGCATCGAGCCGTCCACCCTGGGGCTGAGCGCCGCCGCCCGCGGCGGGGCCATGGCCCTCATCGACGCCCTGGACACCGGTTCGCTCCCCCTGCCCCCGGGCAGCAACGCGGCCTGA
- a CDS encoding FtsX-like permease family protein: MFGYAWAQVSARPARLSAVLSAIALGTLFLAATAVFAATSSAGLRAIAAAPLTAADVVVDRDPAAADPGADWPALVLDHPDVTATAPVHADTVQLVTDGLRATTTVYSVSERPELRWFDLAEGTWPTDATEVVADAPTLDSAGLAVGDTVRLRSDGGAETEVTVVGVADLGFRPLTGVQYQFYSSEDFFADQSPLGVTARVADGASPEAVVESLDAVLPDSLFPMTAQEQARLAADRFAGGSQQLDLLLLTFALIALLAAALVIANTFTILLSQRRRDTALLRLVGADRSQVRNLVLAEALIVGSLGSAVGVAAGVGVGYAGASLMGLTGDGLHVSASALAGAFLAGVATTVCAAWFPARTAAATAPVEALRSASLSSDVRFRAVHAVGLVAAGSGVAAMVAGTAAASLPVAVAGGFLGAVGLLLFLRYAIARLLGGVDRLLRRGGGVAELAGANLRRSIGRAATATLTLVLGFGLITALATAASTGRATIDGDLDERFPVDVSARVAHGSVSPDTVDMVRGIDGLELVEAPRTQRASVGGLGETTLVGISPELARAAGAEALTADDSRAPVMLVSGDQLTALGAESGDSVDLTVNGEAHRFTLHASTLATASGTASPVVRADVLDSLLPGEERGMVWGIAAPGVDRDVLAEQMNRVAGADPEIAVSGALSERGDITGVLDVLVNLSLAMLLVTVLIASLGVANTLSLSVLERTRELALLRALGLTREGLRATLAVEAAVIALLGAVLGLVIGVPYGLAGVGAVIGETAPLVVAVPWGDLLLVLVAALVVGLAATLFPARRAARIAPAEGLGGD; encoded by the coding sequence ATGTTCGGCTACGCCTGGGCGCAGGTCAGCGCCCGCCCCGCCCGCCTGTCCGCGGTCCTGTCCGCGATCGCCCTGGGCACACTGTTCCTGGCGGCCACCGCCGTGTTCGCCGCCACCTCCTCCGCCGGCCTGCGCGCGATCGCCGCGGCCCCGCTGACAGCGGCCGACGTGGTCGTGGACCGCGACCCTGCCGCCGCCGACCCCGGCGCCGACTGGCCCGCACTGGTCCTCGACCATCCCGACGTCACGGCCACCGCGCCGGTCCACGCCGACACCGTCCAGCTCGTCACCGACGGCCTGCGTGCCACCACCACCGTCTACAGCGTCTCCGAACGGCCCGAACTCCGCTGGTTCGACCTGGCCGAAGGGACATGGCCCACCGACGCCACCGAGGTGGTGGCCGACGCGCCCACCCTGGACTCCGCGGGACTCGCGGTGGGCGACACCGTGCGCCTCCGCTCCGACGGCGGCGCGGAGACCGAGGTGACCGTGGTCGGCGTGGCCGACCTCGGATTCCGACCCCTGACCGGGGTGCAGTACCAGTTCTACTCGTCCGAGGACTTCTTCGCCGACCAGAGCCCGCTGGGCGTCACGGCCCGCGTCGCCGACGGGGCCTCCCCCGAGGCGGTGGTGGAGAGCCTGGACGCGGTCCTCCCCGACAGCCTGTTCCCAATGACCGCACAGGAACAGGCCCGACTGGCGGCGGACCGGTTCGCGGGCGGCTCCCAGCAGCTGGACCTCCTCCTGCTCACCTTCGCCCTCATCGCCCTGCTCGCGGCCGCGCTGGTCATCGCCAACACCTTCACCATCCTGCTGTCCCAGCGGCGCCGCGACACCGCGCTCCTGAGGCTGGTGGGCGCGGACCGCTCCCAGGTGAGGAACCTGGTCCTCGCCGAGGCGCTGATCGTCGGCTCCCTCGGCTCGGCGGTCGGCGTGGCCGCGGGCGTGGGCGTGGGGTACGCGGGCGCGTCGCTGATGGGGCTGACCGGGGACGGGCTGCACGTGAGCGCCTCGGCCCTGGCCGGGGCGTTCCTGGCGGGCGTGGCCACGACCGTGTGCGCCGCGTGGTTCCCGGCGCGCACGGCGGCGGCGACCGCACCGGTCGAAGCGCTCCGGTCGGCGTCGCTTTCCAGCGACGTCCGTTTCCGTGCCGTCCACGCGGTGGGACTCGTCGCGGCCGGGAGCGGCGTGGCGGCGATGGTGGCCGGCACGGCGGCGGCGAGCCTGCCCGTGGCCGTCGCGGGCGGTTTCCTCGGCGCGGTCGGCCTGCTGCTGTTCCTCCGCTACGCGATCGCCCGTCTCCTCGGGGGCGTCGACCGTCTGCTGCGGCGCGGGGGAGGCGTCGCGGAGCTGGCCGGGGCCAACCTGCGGCGCAGCATCGGCAGGGCCGCCACGGCCACGCTCACCCTGGTGCTCGGCTTCGGACTGATCACCGCCCTGGCCACGGCCGCCAGCACCGGGCGCGCCACCATCGACGGCGACCTCGACGAGCGTTTCCCGGTGGACGTGAGCGCCCGGGTGGCCCACGGCTCGGTCTCCCCCGACACCGTGGACATGGTCCGCGGCATCGACGGACTGGAACTGGTGGAGGCGCCGCGCACACAGCGGGCGAGTGTCGGGGGCCTGGGAGAAACCACTCTGGTGGGGATCTCCCCGGAACTGGCGCGGGCCGCCGGAGCCGAGGCGTTGACCGCCGACGACTCCCGGGCACCGGTGATGCTGGTGTCGGGGGACCAGCTGACCGCGCTGGGCGCCGAGTCCGGGGACAGCGTCGACCTCACCGTCAACGGTGAGGCCCACCGCTTCACCCTGCACGCCTCCACCCTCGCCACCGCTTCCGGCACCGCGAGTCCGGTGGTGCGCGCCGACGTCCTGGACTCCCTGCTGCCCGGGGAGGAGCGGGGCATGGTGTGGGGCATCGCCGCCCCGGGCGTCGACAGGGACGTGCTCGCCGAGCAGATGAACCGGGTCGCCGGCGCGGACCCCGAGATCGCCGTGAGCGGAGCCCTCAGCGAACGGGGTGACATCACCGGGGTCCTCGACGTCCTGGTCAACCTGTCGCTGGCGATGCTCCTGGTCACCGTGCTCATCGCCAGCCTCGGGGTGGCCAACACCCTGAGCCTGTCCGTCCTGGAACGGACCCGTGAGCTGGCCCTGCTGCGGGCGCTGGGGCTGACCCGGGAAGGCCTGCGGGCCACCCTCGCGGTCGAGGCCGCGGTCATCGCCCTGCTGGGCGCCGTGCTGGGGCTCGTGATCGGTGTTCCGTACGGCCTGGCGGGGGTGGGGGCGGTCATCGGGGAGACCGCGCCCCTCGTCGTGGCGGTCCCCTGGGGCGACCTGCTGCTCGTCCTCGTGGCCGCCCTGGTCGTCGGACTGGCGGCGACCCTGTTCCCCGCCCGGCGGGCGGCACGGATCGCCCCCGCCGAGGGATTGGGCGGCGACTGA
- a CDS encoding TIGR03086 family metal-binding protein, which translates to MTQVLKRYDFLAAEFTRRVAGVPSPGAWDAPSPCAGWSARDVLRHVVETCAAMPGYVGLTVELAGSVAEDPAAAWAEARDALREILADPARAALEYDGFFGRTRLEATVDRFLGIDLLVHGWDIARATGQDETLPDAEVARVYADVVALGDSLRAEGVCGPAVEVPADAPAQDRLLAFLGRTP; encoded by the coding sequence ATGACACAGGTACTGAAACGCTACGACTTCCTGGCCGCCGAGTTCACCCGCCGTGTCGCCGGCGTCCCCTCCCCCGGGGCGTGGGACGCCCCGTCGCCGTGCGCCGGGTGGAGCGCCCGAGACGTGCTGCGGCACGTGGTCGAGACCTGCGCGGCCATGCCCGGGTACGTGGGCCTGACCGTCGAACTGGCCGGGTCGGTGGCGGAGGACCCGGCCGCGGCGTGGGCCGAGGCGCGCGACGCGCTGCGGGAGATCCTCGCCGACCCGGCGCGCGCCGCCCTGGAGTACGACGGGTTCTTCGGCCGCACCAGGCTGGAGGCGACCGTGGACCGCTTCCTCGGCATCGACCTGCTCGTGCACGGCTGGGACATCGCGCGTGCCACCGGGCAGGACGAGACGCTGCCGGACGCGGAGGTCGCCCGCGTGTACGCCGACGTCGTAGCGTTGGGCGACAGCCTGCGCGCGGAGGGCGTCTGCGGGCCCGCGGTCGAGGTGCCCGCCGACGCCCCCGCCCAAGACCGGCTGCTGGCGTTCCTGGGCCGCACCCCCTGA
- a CDS encoding TIGR02678 family protein has translation MKPLADDRAAKVEIREAMRLLLRTPLLTARRDPEGFALVRRYADELKSEFHQFLGYRLVVEGRFARLHKPGLGPDCGRRLTRATTGTVFSPRTYTYLVLALAATVTAPEQMLLSELVAEIRLAAADAAIDLGDPDGAQKRHLTAALRTLIEWDVLTETEGSVDALLADDEREALLTIDTDLARRIVSGPLGASRTPEEFLRAAERPDRDSPRLAVRRRIVETPVVYLDDLDEAERAWLRRNQRREQLNFHEILGADLEIRAEGVALVRDQDDFSDIDFPGTGTVAQAALLLVERLLETERPEQAGHPATGGTLVIGVAVPTERLDAILTDLAAEYASAWAKSYVTDVSTLRADVCRLLCDMRLMAPVAPTRAERAARERDTAAEHPNRQVTDVSNARGQLATPPPRPEAGHWVLLAAAARYRPTTSGRTDRPRRHTTPSPKGGAR, from the coding sequence ATGAAACCACTGGCCGACGACCGCGCCGCCAAGGTCGAGATCCGCGAAGCGATGCGGCTGCTGCTGCGCACCCCGCTCCTCACCGCGCGGCGCGACCCCGAGGGGTTCGCCCTGGTCCGCAGGTATGCCGACGAACTCAAAAGCGAGTTCCACCAGTTCCTCGGCTACCGGCTGGTCGTCGAAGGCCGCTTCGCCCGCCTGCACAAGCCCGGTCTGGGCCCGGACTGCGGCCGCAGGCTCACCCGCGCCACCACCGGAACCGTCTTCTCCCCGCGCACCTACACCTACCTGGTGCTCGCGCTCGCAGCCACCGTCACCGCCCCCGAGCAGATGCTGCTGTCCGAACTCGTCGCCGAGATCCGACTCGCCGCGGCCGACGCCGCGATCGACCTCGGCGACCCCGACGGCGCCCAGAAACGGCACCTGACCGCCGCGCTGCGCACACTCATCGAATGGGACGTGCTGACCGAGACCGAGGGCAGCGTCGACGCACTGCTCGCCGACGACGAGCGCGAAGCCCTGCTCACCATCGACACCGACCTCGCACGCCGCATCGTCAGCGGCCCGCTCGGCGCTTCCCGCACTCCCGAGGAGTTCCTCCGCGCCGCCGAACGTCCGGACCGCGACAGCCCCCGGCTCGCGGTACGGCGGCGCATCGTGGAAACCCCCGTCGTCTACCTGGACGACCTCGACGAGGCCGAACGCGCCTGGCTGCGCCGGAACCAGCGCCGCGAACAGCTCAACTTCCACGAGATCCTCGGCGCCGACCTGGAGATCCGCGCCGAGGGGGTCGCCCTGGTCCGTGACCAGGACGACTTCAGCGACATCGACTTCCCCGGAACGGGCACGGTCGCCCAGGCCGCGCTGCTGCTCGTCGAACGGCTGCTGGAGACCGAGCGCCCCGAACAGGCCGGCCATCCCGCCACGGGCGGCACACTCGTCATCGGGGTGGCCGTCCCCACCGAACGCCTCGACGCGATCCTGACCGACCTCGCGGCCGAGTACGCCTCGGCCTGGGCCAAAAGCTACGTCACCGACGTGAGCACGCTCCGCGCCGACGTGTGCCGCCTGCTGTGCGACATGCGGCTCATGGCCCCCGTGGCCCCCACTCGGGCCGAACGCGCCGCTCGCGAGCGGGACACCGCCGCGGAACACCCCAATCGCCAGGTCACCGACGTGAGCAACGCACGCGGACAGCTCGCCACACCACCGCCCCGGCCCGAGGCAGGCCACTGGGTGCTCCTCGCCGCCGCGGCACGCTACCGCCCCACCACGTCCGGCCGCACCGACCGGCCACGCCGACACACCACCCCCTCCCCGAAAGGCGGTGCCCGATGA